The Cryomorphaceae bacterium 1068 genome window below encodes:
- the rlmB gene encoding 23S rRNA (guanosine(2251)-2'-O)-methyltransferase RlmB, giving the protein MKNKEFIAYGIHPISEALNEGKPIEKVLVQKGLKGDAGYDVVNGLRKAEVPIQYVPKAKLDRITGKNHQGMIAFISPIEYQNIEWLLPDLYEKGETPLILVLDGVTDVRNFGAICRTAECAGVHAVVVPTKGSAQIGPDAIKTSAGALLQIPICRSMNLTETLNFLKSSGLRIIACHEKAELTYTDADLTTPSALVMGSEESGIQIENLATSTDQIRIALKGRTSSLNVSTATGIILFETLRQRSMS; this is encoded by the coding sequence ATGAAAAACAAGGAATTTATTGCTTACGGTATTCATCCCATTTCTGAAGCTTTGAATGAGGGGAAACCCATTGAAAAAGTTCTTGTTCAAAAAGGGCTTAAAGGAGATGCCGGATATGATGTAGTGAACGGTCTGCGAAAAGCAGAAGTCCCCATTCAGTATGTACCAAAAGCGAAACTGGACCGGATAACTGGAAAGAACCACCAGGGAATGATCGCATTCATCTCTCCGATCGAATACCAGAACATTGAATGGTTGCTTCCTGATCTTTACGAAAAAGGTGAAACACCACTTATACTTGTATTGGACGGAGTTACTGATGTCAGGAATTTCGGAGCTATCTGCCGAACCGCCGAATGCGCAGGGGTTCATGCCGTCGTTGTTCCAACAAAAGGCTCCGCACAAATCGGACCTGATGCCATAAAGACCTCAGCGGGAGCGCTTCTTCAAATCCCCATTTGCAGATCAATGAATCTTACCGAAACGCTCAATTTCTTAAAATCCAGCGGTCTCCGAATTATTGCTTGTCACGAAAAAGCAGAACTCACCTATACTGACGCTGATCTTACTACACCATCAGCTTTGGTAATGGGATCTGAGGAAAGTGGAATCCAAATCGAGAATTTGGCAACCTCTACGGATCAAATCCGTATTGCACTTAAAGGGCGTACTTCTTCATTGAATGTTTCGACTGCTACTGGTATCATTTTATTCGAAACCTTGCGTCAGAGATCAATGAGTTGA
- a CDS encoding GWxTD domain-containing protein, giving the protein MVRTHRLLGILGIVLIGSLFHACSSTNEVSSEEVPTSYGEAKLKIQPEVKLFHKSSDSTTVFIKFDTENMLYVRSDEEYEASVIVEIEPIPGKAETTLRPQKKTVSVPPIPKQKKGETALISTTIYLPEGNNYSLSVTMRDESSNKSSEELILTEKYGPNNRENFLLFEKGLSTPIFTDRIKNKTNYILDYEILDTEVIYVNYYNRSFPLPPPPFAYYDPKPFDYNPDDQFVLTADSGQFNFISDQEGFYHFRLDTTVKEGFTLFVSSEEFPEVQKVQNMVEPFRYLVSGKEYKSLLEAPALKVEMEKYWVDWAGDRNRARKNIKTYYGRVEIANKFFSSHLEGWMSDRGLVYIIYGEPNKIYKTGQLETWIYGEERNPLSITFRFIKVDNPFTENDYRLSREDYYKPSWYRSIESWRNGQVY; this is encoded by the coding sequence ATGGTGAGGACGCATAGACTATTAGGAATTCTAGGTATCGTGCTGATTGGCTCTCTATTTCACGCATGCTCATCGACAAATGAAGTGTCTTCAGAAGAAGTACCCACCTCTTACGGCGAAGCCAAATTGAAAATCCAACCCGAGGTTAAACTTTTTCATAAAAGCTCAGATTCCACTACCGTATTCATCAAATTTGACACGGAAAACATGCTTTATGTGAGATCAGATGAAGAATATGAAGCATCAGTAATTGTGGAAATTGAACCGATTCCAGGTAAAGCAGAAACAACCCTCCGGCCACAGAAAAAGACCGTTTCTGTTCCTCCAATACCAAAGCAGAAAAAAGGAGAAACGGCTTTGATCAGCACAACCATTTACTTACCCGAAGGCAATAACTACAGCTTAAGCGTGACCATGCGGGATGAATCAAGTAACAAAAGCTCAGAAGAGCTAATTCTTACCGAAAAGTATGGACCGAACAACCGCGAAAACTTCCTTTTATTTGAAAAAGGATTATCCACTCCGATCTTTACAGATAGGATAAAGAACAAAACCAACTACATACTAGACTACGAAATACTGGATACCGAGGTCATCTATGTCAACTATTACAATCGATCGTTTCCACTGCCACCACCTCCTTTTGCTTACTATGACCCAAAGCCATTCGATTACAATCCCGATGATCAATTTGTATTGACTGCGGATTCAGGTCAATTCAATTTTATTTCAGATCAGGAAGGATTCTATCATTTCCGTTTGGATACCACGGTAAAAGAAGGTTTTACACTTTTCGTTTCTTCAGAAGAGTTTCCCGAAGTCCAGAAAGTCCAAAATATGGTTGAGCCTTTTCGCTATTTAGTGAGTGGAAAAGAATACAAAAGCCTTTTGGAGGCTCCCGCCCTAAAGGTTGAAATGGAAAAGTATTGGGTCGATTGGGCAGGAGATCGGAATCGCGCAAGAAAGAATATCAAAACCTACTACGGGAGAGTGGAGATTGCTAATAAGTTTTTCTCCTCGCATCTCGAGGGTTGGATGTCAGATCGGGGATTAGTCTACATAATTTATGGAGAGCCAAACAAAATATACAAAACAGGTCAATTGGAAACCTGGATTTACGGTGAGGAACGAAATCCTCTCTCCATTACTTTTCGATTTATTAAAGTTGACAATCCCTTTACTGAAAACGATTATCGGCTCAGCAGAGAAGATTATTACAAACCATCTTGGTACAGATCCATCGAATCTTGGCGCAATGGTCAGGTATACTAG
- the rmuC gene encoding DNA recombination protein RmuC codes for MGAETLLLISTLVVFALAIGVFTGLHLAKRKDNSPQILKELEEHKARLLAETEKNEELKQSSREVGMSLERLRDEKERALVLISRLESEKSNVEKQIDEQRADIQTMQEKFTKDFKLIANQIFEEKTESFSRKSKESIDQLLSPLKERLVSFEKKVDETHKDSIKETSGLKTELRTLREMSAKMTEEAENLTKALRNDTKVQGNWGEMILESILEGSGLRKDEEYFLQKSFSSDEGRRFQPDVMIKLPDDKWVIVDSKVSLKAYEDFVTEEDPKVKERHLKNHLISLKNHIKGLSEKKYQEFASGKNLDFILMFVPIEPAYLTALQADHSLFNEAYDRGIVMVSPTTLIASLKIISTTWKHEYQNRNALEIAERGKLLFEKFVGFAEDFEKIGLQIDRTSATYNDAMKKLRDGRGSLVSQAKQLEELGVRANKKLSSNLIADGEDA; via the coding sequence ATGGGTGCAGAAACCCTTCTATTGATATCAACATTGGTCGTTTTCGCCTTGGCTATAGGAGTTTTTACCGGGCTTCATCTCGCAAAAAGAAAAGATAACTCTCCACAAATTCTCAAGGAACTTGAAGAGCACAAGGCCAGATTATTGGCCGAAACGGAAAAAAACGAAGAGTTGAAACAGTCGAGCAGAGAAGTCGGCATGTCTTTAGAGCGACTTAGAGATGAAAAAGAAAGAGCACTGGTTCTGATCTCCAGATTGGAGAGTGAAAAATCGAATGTCGAAAAGCAAATTGATGAGCAAAGAGCCGACATTCAAACAATGCAGGAAAAATTCACAAAGGATTTTAAGCTTATTGCAAATCAGATTTTCGAAGAAAAAACAGAAAGTTTTTCCAGAAAGAGTAAGGAGTCTATTGATCAATTGCTTAGCCCACTCAAAGAAAGACTCGTCTCATTTGAGAAAAAAGTAGATGAAACCCACAAGGACAGCATAAAAGAAACATCGGGACTCAAAACCGAACTTAGAACTTTGCGAGAGATGAGCGCCAAAATGACCGAAGAGGCTGAGAACCTTACAAAGGCTCTGCGCAATGACACCAAGGTACAGGGTAACTGGGGGGAAATGATTCTTGAAAGTATTTTGGAAGGCTCAGGCCTCAGAAAAGACGAGGAATACTTCCTTCAAAAAAGTTTCTCCTCTGATGAGGGAAGGCGCTTTCAACCCGACGTAATGATCAAATTACCAGATGACAAATGGGTGATAGTCGATAGTAAAGTATCATTGAAGGCCTACGAAGATTTTGTCACTGAAGAGGATCCTAAAGTCAAAGAAAGGCACTTGAAAAATCATCTGATTTCTCTAAAAAATCACATCAAGGGACTATCTGAAAAGAAATACCAAGAGTTTGCATCGGGCAAAAATCTAGACTTTATTTTGATGTTTGTCCCTATTGAGCCTGCTTACTTAACTGCTCTACAGGCAGACCACAGTCTCTTCAACGAAGCCTATGATCGAGGCATAGTGATGGTAAGCCCAACGACTTTAATTGCATCGCTCAAGATCATATCAACGACTTGGAAGCACGAGTACCAAAACAGAAATGCCCTGGAAATTGCAGAACGCGGAAAACTTTTATTTGAGAAGTTTGTGGGCTTCGCAGAAGATTTTGAAAAAATCGGACTGCAAATCGATCGTACATCGGCGACATATAATGACGCCATGAAAAAACTTCGAGACGGCCGAGGATCCTTAGTGAGTCAGGCTAAACAATTGGAAGAGCTCGGAGTGCGAGCAAACAAAAAATTGAGTAGTAATCTAATCGCTGATGGTGAGGACGCATAG
- a CDS encoding L,D-transpeptidase, with protein MKRPFAILLILSVLSLNFNAEATSNSMLNFLMEYLSIKYSDKEFDSFIYVAVKKQKLFLVENNEIVAEYKVSTAKKGLGNEMGSFKTPQGLHQVVEKVGEEVEPFGIIKQKVPTGEKAEPVLQAKSTNLDLITSRVLHLSGQEEGINRGGDVDSYSRGIFIHGTHEEGLIGKPASKGCIRMKNADVIDLFERIEVGTFVVILNN; from the coding sequence ATGAAAAGACCTTTTGCCATATTGCTCATACTCTCCGTGCTTTCGCTAAACTTTAATGCGGAAGCAACAAGTAATAGCATGCTGAATTTTTTAATGGAATATCTTTCCATCAAGTATTCTGACAAGGAGTTTGATTCGTTTATTTACGTGGCGGTCAAAAAGCAAAAATTATTTCTGGTAGAAAACAATGAGATCGTAGCTGAGTATAAAGTTTCAACTGCAAAGAAAGGATTGGGCAACGAAATGGGTAGTTTCAAAACACCGCAAGGCTTGCACCAAGTTGTAGAAAAAGTCGGAGAAGAAGTAGAACCTTTTGGCATTATTAAACAAAAAGTTCCCACGGGCGAAAAAGCCGAGCCGGTTTTGCAAGCCAAGTCCACTAACCTAGACCTTATCACCTCAAGAGTCTTGCACTTAAGCGGGCAAGAAGAAGGGATAAATCGTGGTGGAGATGTAGATTCATACAGTAGAGGAATATTCATTCACGGCACTCACGAGGAAGGACTCATCGGAAAGCCTGCCAGCAAGGGGTGCATCAGAATGAAGAATGCTGATGTTATTGATCTATTCGAACGAATAGAAGTTGGTACCTTTGTGGTAATCTTGAACAACTAA
- a CDS encoding BamA/TamA family outer membrane protein, with protein sequence MNYTIKICAAVLALVASATGVRGQKVLALNYDTIVEAFEPPLYLNDVTDSLTALIQLKSVTDKFQAAGFLTAGIDSIAPFRSDTVEVQIYTGPKFKWALLNSGNIPEETLSIIGFREELYFQESLNTKQIQRLFKKLLDQAENSGYPFAQVYLDSVQIDKDQIKATLNYQKGDFVEIDSLIIKGELSTNRRYIENFIGFKKGRPYNQSDLRNIPTRLKEIQFIQTIKPYEVGMRPGVADIYLYLKPRKASNFDGILGVLPDPVTGDILFTGDVKLNLMNALKRGETIKLQWQRLQTQTSQLDIQFKYPFLFNTPLGIDFKFNLYRRDTTFSQNRLNVGLEYYFPGDKRVKVFYENQGANVIGNSDFVSPDLADSQTNLFGIGAYVSDLDYRFNPRNGYYLETTAATGQKEITSQVEGEANQKSDIYNFNLDAGYFLPLFKRSALHFRMQGGMFLNENMFRNEIYRIGGLKTLRGFDEQAIFASSFAIGTIEYRFILEQNSNLFVFFDQAYYEDESTEEKLSDTPFGFGAGVNFETNAGVFSLTYALGRQFDNDVSFRGGKIHFGFISFF encoded by the coding sequence TTGAACTATACCATAAAAATTTGTGCGGCAGTATTGGCTTTAGTAGCGTCGGCGACAGGAGTTCGCGGCCAGAAAGTTCTGGCTCTGAATTACGATACAATAGTCGAAGCATTTGAACCCCCTCTTTACTTAAATGACGTCACTGATTCACTAACAGCACTGATTCAACTAAAATCAGTGACGGATAAATTCCAAGCAGCAGGATTCCTAACAGCAGGAATAGATAGCATTGCGCCCTTTCGTTCAGATACCGTAGAAGTTCAAATTTACACAGGACCAAAATTCAAATGGGCCTTATTAAACAGTGGGAATATTCCTGAGGAAACACTCTCGATAATTGGATTTCGTGAAGAACTCTACTTCCAAGAATCGCTCAACACAAAACAGATCCAGCGACTATTCAAAAAGCTTTTAGACCAGGCCGAAAACAGCGGCTATCCATTCGCTCAAGTTTATCTTGACAGCGTTCAAATTGATAAAGATCAAATTAAAGCCACCTTGAATTATCAGAAAGGAGATTTTGTAGAAATTGACAGTCTGATCATTAAAGGTGAATTGAGCACGAATAGAAGATACATTGAAAACTTCATCGGGTTTAAAAAGGGCCGGCCTTATAACCAAAGTGATCTCCGAAATATTCCAACTCGCTTAAAAGAGATTCAGTTTATACAAACCATCAAACCCTATGAGGTAGGAATGAGACCAGGAGTAGCAGACATTTACCTCTATCTCAAACCCCGTAAGGCAAGTAACTTTGACGGGATCCTGGGGGTCTTACCCGATCCTGTAACAGGAGACATTCTATTTACGGGAGATGTGAAGCTCAACTTAATGAATGCCTTAAAGAGGGGCGAAACCATAAAATTGCAATGGCAACGACTACAAACACAAACGAGTCAACTTGACATTCAATTCAAGTACCCCTTTCTATTCAACACTCCACTTGGTATAGATTTCAAATTCAATCTTTATAGGCGCGATACGACCTTTAGTCAAAACAGATTGAATGTCGGGTTAGAATATTACTTCCCGGGTGATAAGAGGGTTAAGGTGTTTTATGAAAACCAAGGAGCCAATGTCATTGGCAACAGTGATTTTGTATCTCCTGACCTTGCGGATTCTCAAACAAATCTATTCGGAATAGGTGCCTATGTCTCAGATCTGGATTATCGATTCAACCCTAGGAACGGATACTACTTAGAAACCACCGCGGCAACCGGTCAGAAAGAGATAACATCACAAGTGGAAGGAGAAGCAAATCAAAAAAGTGACATCTATAACTTCAACCTGGACGCCGGCTATTTTTTACCTCTGTTTAAACGAAGTGCCCTTCACTTCCGTATGCAAGGTGGAATGTTCCTGAATGAGAATATGTTTAGAAATGAAATCTATAGAATTGGTGGATTGAAGACTCTTCGAGGATTCGATGAACAAGCCATTTTTGCTTCATCTTTTGCCATAGGAACGATTGAGTATCGATTCATCCTTGAACAGAATTCAAACCTTTTCGTATTTTTCGATCAGGCTTACTATGAAGATGAATCAACGGAAGAAAAATTATCAGATACTCCGTTTGGCTTTGGCGCAGGTGTGAATTTTGAGACCAATGCAGGAGTATTCTCATTGACCTATGCTTTAGGAAGACAATTTGATAACGACGTTTCTTTCAGAGGTGGAAAAATTCACTTTGGTTTTATCAGCTTCTTCTAA
- the ytxJ gene encoding bacillithiol system redox-active protein YtxJ, producing the protein MAFWSLVESEDSLHELLESSVVKPVLILKHSYRCALSSMAKSRIEKNEDSRLEYHLIDVVKDREISNRLSDLFSVSHESPQAFLVKDSKLIEVKSHLAIKPHGFSVLLDSFAGQ; encoded by the coding sequence ATGGCTTTTTGGAGTCTAGTTGAAAGTGAAGATTCATTGCATGAATTGTTAGAATCTTCCGTTGTTAAGCCTGTGTTAATTCTAAAGCACAGCTATAGGTGTGCTCTCAGCTCAATGGCTAAGAGTCGAATCGAGAAGAATGAAGATTCTAGACTTGAATACCATCTAATAGATGTAGTGAAAGATCGCGAAATTAGCAATCGCCTATCTGACCTGTTCTCTGTCAGCCATGAATCACCTCAGGCATTTCTGGTCAAAGATTCCAAGCTCATTGAGGTTAAATCTCATTTGGCTATTAAGCCACATGGATTCAGTGTGCTACTTGATTCCTTTGCAGGTCAGTGA
- the lipA gene encoding lipoyl synthase, producing MEALAEEKRERVKKPKWLRVKLPTGAEYKQVREIVEEHKLHTICESGNCPNMGECWGAGTATFMILGNVCTRSCGFCAVDTGRPEAVDTFEPGRVARSVKLMGVKHCVITSVDRDDLPDGGSLIWAQTVRAIRNQSPETTLETLIPDFMGKWENLQNIIDVAPEIVSHNLETVRRLTKQVRIQAKYDRSLEVLRRLKRGGMKTKSGVMLGLGETETEVIETMEDLRSVGTDILTLGQYLQPTRKHLPVAEFITPEKFAEYKQLGLEMGYKFVESGPLVRSSYHAEKHLF from the coding sequence ATGGAGGCTTTAGCAGAGGAAAAAAGAGAAAGGGTAAAGAAGCCTAAATGGCTCAGGGTAAAGTTGCCCACAGGAGCAGAATATAAGCAAGTACGCGAGATTGTCGAAGAGCATAAGCTACACACCATTTGCGAAAGCGGAAATTGTCCCAATATGGGAGAATGCTGGGGTGCCGGTACAGCTACATTTATGATTCTCGGAAATGTCTGCACGCGCTCTTGTGGCTTTTGTGCAGTTGATACGGGAAGACCTGAGGCTGTGGATACCTTCGAGCCCGGAAGAGTTGCGCGCTCTGTGAAACTGATGGGGGTGAAGCACTGTGTAATCACTTCGGTAGATCGTGATGATCTTCCTGATGGAGGAAGCCTCATATGGGCCCAAACCGTAAGAGCCATTAGAAATCAATCTCCTGAGACGACATTAGAAACGTTGATCCCTGATTTCATGGGGAAATGGGAGAATTTACAAAACATTATAGACGTTGCTCCCGAAATCGTTTCTCACAATTTGGAAACCGTCCGCAGACTTACGAAGCAGGTCCGTATTCAGGCAAAGTATGATCGAAGTTTGGAGGTGTTGAGGAGACTTAAGCGCGGTGGGATGAAAACCAAATCAGGTGTCATGTTAGGTCTTGGTGAAACTGAGACGGAGGTGATCGAAACAATGGAGGATTTACGAAGCGTTGGAACAGATATTTTGACACTAGGGCAGTATCTGCAGCCCACTAGAAAACACTTACCCGTTGCCGAATTTATAACCCCTGAAAAATTTGCGGAGTACAAACAATTAGGTCTAGAAATGGGTTATAAATTTGTTGAGAGTGGTCCTTTAGTAAGATCCTCTTATCATGCCGAAAAGCACTTGTTTTGA
- a CDS encoding T9SS type A sorting domain-containing protein encodes MKIKNLLITLGLASIAGIGWYVVNEDGQEAPAYIPRSDYNTVAAGAEGAFEYYRSIKANIYTGEIESEDILKMQKALEKMNMPRAKNDEIEWESMGPNNVGGRTRAILPLNENANSLLAGGVSGGVFRTDDAGLNWSLIESFDPYLIVSSMAQLGNGALYVATGHSREQANGSGGSGFIGRGLFVSNDNGTTWEVVSDFEPSPYNTSSNWANIDVIKADPANPDRLWIGNNFGLYPYTHGDMTLGDTPEGIINGSNVKDLDISADGQTIVTIMSNRLYVSNDGGETFTQANCNSCFSGFPEGGFGTAEIAISQNNPDYMYVSLAQPNGFLLGIFASVNGGTIWNTIAPPGLSGGVLSQFTPFYNGLSAQGWYDNMLTSVPSDDVEQVLMGGIRMWRWELAGTTPGITAWEEVNANFASFPGGPPSPIYVHSDIHSDAWDSQGRLYIACDGGVFRSDNNGQTWAALNQNYTTTQFYSIAFNPFGQVLGGLQDNGSLWLSLEGVNPKFARQFSGGDGFSCEISQFLPDYMFSTLYNGVVFRSTDRGQSVFPMEDLAAESGGGGNDFNTDIALHENPNNENSEIFVEYIPAIDSPYLEMLSEPVVTDAGDTIIARIPANTEVLVEADNNDYLLNYTTTEDVNFYSYYQRFDEDGEVLEFHDIADTVLVQEKPQFLLAAALSNGVYVTRQPYKTNGVPRFYQVDDIVPGSPTSVEWSPDGDHLYVGYSGGTLIRLSNFNSAWTEDQLEFDSEESVIERTIIHSGSGAITDIEVDYSEGRGADASERVAISVGGYGGSGKIRVSDQAASVVGIGTFDNVWNVPSEFTGMPAYTVMMDVEDPEILLAGTEYGVWYSGDSGETWSEANNGEMPRVPVYDLRQQKREAWNVANSGVVYAGTHGRGVFKSSYLLTPTSVEDIVDDAPVLNELKVFPNPVTSQASVSFDLGTSADIEVYIYSIDGRLIEAFQEQRVGAGVNRQIQFDASDYSRGQYILQLRVGETWNSAKFVVTR; translated from the coding sequence ATGAAAATTAAAAATTTACTCATTACCCTAGGGTTAGCTTCAATTGCCGGTATTGGCTGGTATGTTGTGAATGAAGATGGGCAGGAAGCTCCCGCATACATCCCGCGTAGCGACTACAATACAGTAGCTGCTGGTGCAGAAGGGGCTTTTGAGTATTATCGATCCATCAAAGCCAATATTTACACAGGCGAAATTGAGAGTGAGGACATCTTAAAAATGCAAAAAGCATTGGAAAAGATGAATATGCCCAGAGCGAAGAACGATGAAATCGAATGGGAGTCTATGGGTCCCAATAATGTAGGAGGTAGGACTCGTGCCATTTTGCCGTTAAACGAAAACGCCAATTCTTTGTTGGCTGGTGGAGTTTCAGGAGGTGTGTTCAGAACAGATGACGCAGGTTTGAACTGGAGCCTAATCGAAAGTTTTGATCCATATTTAATAGTGTCGTCTATGGCCCAATTGGGTAATGGTGCATTATACGTAGCAACGGGTCACAGTCGAGAGCAAGCAAATGGAAGCGGAGGTTCTGGTTTTATTGGAAGAGGATTGTTCGTTTCGAATGACAATGGTACTACTTGGGAAGTTGTTTCTGATTTCGAACCATCTCCTTACAATACTAGTTCCAATTGGGCCAATATTGACGTTATAAAAGCAGACCCTGCCAATCCTGACAGATTATGGATTGGTAATAATTTCGGGTTGTATCCTTATACTCACGGTGATATGACATTAGGGGACACTCCCGAAGGAATTATTAATGGATCAAATGTCAAGGACTTAGACATATCTGCAGATGGCCAAACCATCGTTACAATAATGTCAAACAGACTCTACGTATCAAATGACGGTGGAGAGACTTTTACTCAAGCTAACTGCAACAGTTGTTTCTCAGGGTTCCCTGAAGGAGGTTTTGGAACGGCTGAAATAGCAATTTCACAAAACAATCCCGATTATATGTATGTCTCCTTGGCTCAGCCTAACGGATTTTTGCTGGGGATTTTCGCATCCGTTAATGGCGGGACCATCTGGAATACAATTGCCCCTCCCGGTCTTTCGGGTGGTGTGCTTTCACAGTTCACCCCTTTCTATAATGGTCTTTCTGCTCAAGGATGGTATGACAACATGCTTACCAGCGTTCCAAGCGATGATGTTGAGCAAGTGCTTATGGGTGGAATTCGCATGTGGAGATGGGAATTGGCAGGAACGACACCTGGTATTACCGCATGGGAGGAAGTAAACGCCAACTTTGCTTCGTTCCCGGGAGGTCCTCCTAGTCCTATTTACGTGCATTCAGATATTCACAGTGACGCTTGGGATTCTCAAGGCAGACTGTACATTGCTTGCGATGGTGGAGTTTTCCGTTCAGACAACAATGGTCAGACATGGGCTGCTTTGAATCAAAATTATACGACGACTCAATTTTATTCTATTGCCTTTAATCCTTTTGGACAAGTTTTGGGTGGCTTGCAGGACAATGGATCTCTTTGGCTAAGTCTAGAAGGTGTGAATCCAAAATTTGCTCGGCAGTTTTCTGGAGGAGATGGTTTTTCATGTGAAATTTCACAATTTCTCCCTGATTACATGTTTTCGACTCTTTACAATGGAGTTGTCTTCAGGTCTACTGATCGCGGACAGAGTGTTTTCCCGATGGAAGATCTGGCTGCTGAATCAGGTGGGGGTGGAAATGACTTCAATACAGATATTGCATTGCATGAGAATCCAAATAATGAGAATTCTGAAATATTTGTAGAGTATATCCCTGCTATAGATTCTCCTTATCTAGAGATGCTAAGCGAACCAGTAGTTACTGACGCTGGAGATACAATAATAGCTAGGATTCCTGCCAATACAGAGGTGCTCGTAGAGGCAGATAACAATGATTATCTACTAAACTACACGACTACTGAGGATGTGAATTTTTACTCTTATTACCAGAGATTCGACGAAGATGGTGAAGTTCTTGAATTTCATGACATTGCTGATACAGTATTGGTTCAAGAAAAGCCTCAATTCTTGTTAGCTGCAGCTTTGTCAAATGGAGTTTATGTTACACGCCAACCGTATAAAACGAACGGTGTACCCCGGTTTTACCAAGTAGATGATATCGTGCCTGGTTCCCCTACAAGTGTGGAGTGGTCACCTGATGGAGACCATCTATACGTTGGTTATTCGGGGGGAACGTTGATTCGCTTGAGTAACTTCAATAGCGCTTGGACAGAAGACCAGTTGGAATTCGATAGTGAAGAATCCGTAATTGAAAGAACCATTATTCATTCAGGTTCTGGTGCTATTACTGACATTGAAGTTGATTATTCTGAAGGACGCGGCGCAGACGCTAGTGAAAGAGTGGCTATTTCCGTCGGTGGATATGGAGGCTCAGGAAAGATCAGAGTTTCTGATCAAGCAGCTTCCGTTGTTGGAATAGGAACATTCGATAATGTATGGAATGTTCCAAGTGAATTCACAGGAATGCCCGCATATACAGTTATGATGGACGTAGAAGATCCTGAAATTCTTCTAGCTGGAACAGAATATGGAGTTTGGTATAGTGGTGACAGCGGTGAAACTTGGAGCGAAGCTAATAATGGAGAGATGCCTCGAGTTCCTGTTTACGACTTGCGTCAACAAAAGCGAGAAGCATGGAATGTTGCTAATAGCGGGGTAGTTTATGCTGGTACTCACGGACGCGGCGTATTCAAGTCAAGCTACCTGCTCACACCAACGAGTGTAGAAGATATTGTTGATGACGCACCAGTTCTCAATGAGTTGAAAGTATTCCCTAATCCCGTTACATCCCAAGCAAGTGTATCGTTTGATCTTGGTACTTCCGCTGATATTGAAGTTTACATCTACAGTATTGATGGAAGACTCATTGAAGCATTCCAAGAGCAACGTGTAGGAGCAGGAGTTAATCGACAAATTCAATTCGATGCTTCTGATTATTCACGAGGTCAATATATCTTACAACTTAGAGTTGGAGAGACATGGAATAGTGCAAAATTTGTAGTGACGCGCTAG